From one Methanobrevibacter ruminantium genomic stretch:
- a CDS encoding DUF367 family protein, which yields MKVTVFHANECDKRKCTAFKMEKQGKCKIVYKIHQIPRGAVVLNPFSEKAVSYEDRPLVENKGVVGLDCSWNKVSKSASFFSLSKYHRSLPFLIAANPVNFGKPCILSTNEAIAATFYITGFKDEAHHIMDGFKWGHSFIEMNYDLLESYSDVKTSEEVVQIQNEFLEAHER from the coding sequence ATGAAAGTAACTGTTTTTCATGCAAATGAATGTGATAAAAGGAAATGCACTGCATTTAAGATGGAAAAGCAAGGAAAATGCAAGATAGTCTATAAGATACATCAGATTCCACGTGGTGCAGTTGTTTTGAATCCATTTTCCGAAAAGGCAGTATCCTATGAAGACAGGCCTCTTGTTGAAAACAAGGGTGTTGTAGGTCTTGACTGTTCTTGGAATAAGGTATCTAAGTCAGCAAGTTTCTTCAGTTTATCTAAATATCACAGGTCTCTTCCTTTTTTAATCGCTGCAAATCCGGTTAATTTTGGAAAGCCTTGCATATTATCTACAAATGAAGCTATTGCCGCTACATTCTATATAACTGGATTTAAGGATGAGGCACACCATATCATGGATGGATTCAAATGGGGTCATTCATTCATAGAAATGAATTATGACTTATTGGAATCTTACAGTGATGTAAAAACAAGTGAAGAGGTAGTACAAATACAAAATGAGTTCTTAGAGGCTCATGAAAGGTAA
- a CDS encoding DNA double-strand break repair nuclease NurA: MLNSLYTEAIRKKGLINEPLEEYKETKIDIESKWHEEEIIASDSNHILAAGDGSYNKKKYLSFNFYAVAAQSLIYNPNDTESKLKTIESAELDIIPHQSFLEDRLRNMMSIFEIKTAIKTFNDFDIDYYMDDGSILGDLIRPIPVEKSISPEYKSNIISPVKEKLESEIQSSELNLSSFNFKEEFKDLFDDENIDEYALITFLESLENLIALKYLLENKKKIIAISKTSSSNEIFHANIPDMAILDGMTRKQGFSEPYHRKVTYKTKHDFPIEDEFFRDLWFTIFFARLDDNKNIIKIELPFYTKDLDEIREILKVLKSNSTEGYPFLLKKAHNDVVISNQDMDSLSKIIGFLDKSGREMLN; the protein is encoded by the coding sequence ATGTTAAATTCGTTATATACAGAGGCTATTAGGAAAAAAGGATTAATTAATGAACCTTTGGAAGAATATAAGGAAACTAAAATAGACATTGAATCCAAATGGCATGAAGAGGAGATTATTGCAAGTGATTCAAACCATATTCTTGCTGCAGGTGATGGAAGCTATAACAAAAAGAAATATCTTAGCTTCAATTTCTATGCTGTAGCTGCACAATCTCTCATTTACAATCCTAATGATACAGAATCAAAACTAAAGACAATTGAATCTGCAGAGCTCGATATAATACCTCATCAATCATTTTTAGAGGATAGATTGAGGAATATGATGAGCATATTTGAGATAAAGACTGCAATAAAGACATTCAATGATTTTGATATAGATTATTATATGGATGATGGATCTATTTTAGGCGATTTGATACGTCCAATTCCTGTAGAAAAGAGCATTTCACCAGAATATAAATCAAACATAATATCTCCAGTCAAGGAAAAACTAGAGTCTGAAATACAATCTAGCGAGTTAAATCTATCTTCATTTAATTTCAAGGAAGAATTTAAAGACTTGTTTGATGATGAAAATATTGATGAATATGCTTTAATAACATTTTTAGAGAGTTTGGAAAACTTGATTGCATTAAAATATCTTTTAGAGAATAAAAAGAAAATCATCGCCATTTCCAAAACATCATCAAGCAATGAAATATTCCATGCAAATATACCTGATATGGCTATTTTGGATGGAATGACAAGAAAGCAAGGATTCAGTGAACCTTACCATAGAAAGGTAACTTACAAGACCAAGCATGATTTCCCTATTGAAGATGAGTTCTTTAGAGATCTTTGGTTTACAATATTCTTTGCAAGACTTGATGACAATAAGAACATCATTAAAATAGAATTGCCTTTTTACACTAAAGATTTAGATGAAATAAGAGAAATTTTAAAGGTTTTAAAATCAAATTCAACTGAAGGATATCCATTTTTACTAAAGAAAGCACATAATGATGTTGTTATTTCAAATCAGGATATGGATAGCTTGTCTAAAATAATTGGATTCTTGGATAAGTCTGGTCGTGAAATGTTAAATTAA
- a CDS encoding 50S ribosomal protein L40e, with product MARFEEAENRMFNVKICLKCNARNPAGATTCRKCGYKGLRFKAKEPRG from the coding sequence ATGGCAAGATTTGAAGAAGCAGAAAACAGAATGTTTAATGTAAAAATCTGTTTAAAATGTAATGCACGTAATCCTGCTGGAGCTACTACTTGTAGAAAATGTGGTTACAAAGGTTTAAGATTCAAAGCTAAAGAACCTAGAGGATAG
- a CDS encoding geranylgeranylglyceryl/heptaprenylglyceryl phosphate synthase: MENVEAHFKEILKTRKIHLTLIDPDEQSPEEAVAIAKAAIEGGSDGIMVGGSTVDTAALDGTCKALSENIELPIVLFPGNINGASKYADAIFFMSYLNSNNPYWIIGAQALAAPAVNKTGIEKIPMGYVVAEPGGTVGWVGDAKLIPRNKPKIPAIYAMAAENLGMRYFYIEAGSGADQPIPPEMVAYTKRATQDIVLVVGGGIRDATAAYTAAKAGADIIVTGTVVEETTDVKGKIQEIVAGVRKASE; this comes from the coding sequence ATGGAAAATGTAGAAGCTCATTTTAAAGAAATATTAAAAACTCGTAAAATTCATTTAACTCTAATAGATCCTGATGAACAAAGCCCTGAAGAAGCTGTAGCTATTGCTAAAGCAGCAATTGAAGGTGGCAGTGATGGTATTATGGTTGGAGGTTCCACTGTAGATACCGCTGCACTTGACGGAACTTGTAAGGCATTATCTGAAAACATTGAATTGCCTATTGTATTGTTCCCAGGAAACATCAATGGTGCAAGCAAATATGCAGATGCTATCTTCTTCATGAGTTATTTAAATTCAAACAATCCTTACTGGATTATCGGTGCTCAAGCATTGGCAGCACCTGCAGTTAACAAAACAGGTATCGAAAAGATTCCTATGGGTTATGTCGTAGCTGAACCTGGTGGAACTGTCGGTTGGGTTGGAGACGCTAAATTAATCCCAAGAAACAAGCCAAAAATCCCAGCTATCTATGCTATGGCAGCTGAAAACTTAGGTATGAGATACTTCTATATTGAAGCAGGATCCGGTGCAGATCAACCTATTCCTCCTGAAATGGTTGCATATACAAAAAGAGCTACCCAAGACATTGTTCTTGTTGTAGGTGGAGGAATCCGTGATGCAACAGCAGCTTATACTGCAGCAAAAGCTGGTGCAGACATCATTGTTACAGGCACTGTTGTAGAAGAAACTACCGATGTTAAAGGTAAAATCCAAGAAATAGTGGCAGGAGTTCGTAAAGCTTCTGAATAA